In the Microplitis mediator isolate UGA2020A chromosome 5, iyMicMedi2.1, whole genome shotgun sequence genome, ctggaaattttttttcttaaactgaATAGACTTGAGGTCAAAGTTAATGTactgaataaaatattgaatgcttgatttaattatttgtctaGTGATGCACTTATTTACTAATGCCAATTATTGTTACGAATTATGACACGCTCACATTTCCTGTTCGTTATTTATcactgtttaattattttgattaacatcaatgaataattttgttatttgaaGATAAAAACAACTGCACATGTCAGACCAAAGGAACCTGCTGGATCGCCAATAAAAGGCGAAATCACACCagaagatgaagaaaaaatgcGACGATTGCTTCCCATTGAAGAAGCACCTGAGCATCTTACACACAATCCATTTATTTTACATGGATACCGCGGTTATTTGACGACTAAATTATGCATAgaaaggttttaattttttattattttttaaattattagtgcATTGgaacttgaaatttaaatttcagcagtcagtcagaaacaagttaatttaagatCAATGGTGTCATCAACTATTAGCGTAAGCGTCAATTGTCATTTGCACTTTATAATTAAGCAGATAcatttacgtaaataaaattaatggtttaaaattactattaatcaAATGACAAGTATGAGCTCAAATTATGAATGCTTTTAGTAAGCGGGcaggaaaattatttgtttgtttccAAGGGACGAAACAAgtttgtttctgcccgctgactaAAGACATTCACATTTTACGAGTTTGCTAATATTTGTTCACGACATTGGACTGAAATTAGATTCTTTCGactggctgtagagacactgaaactgcaagtttcgatgctggtatcatgaaaaattaaataatattgtaaaagtataaaataaataatttatttttcatagtaTATTCTGGTGGACAaatgaaacaataaatatatggagTCATATATTTGGATGGATGCTCTTTTTAGGATTAACAATGTACGATCTTTGTTTACTAAATATACACGCTCCTTTTGGAGACAAAATAATTGTTGCACTTTTACTCGTGTGCTTTCaggtaataattacattattttattattatgtcagttgaataaattacgtcaattaaataataaattatatcgcgtcactaattataaaaaaacttacttTTTTATACGCTCCTTTGATATTAGTCACTaattttaaaaccaaaaagacccaataacataattattttttttaaatttcttcagagatacttttatcccactattaaaatggaaattttattttacactttttcattaattaaaacaaaggattaaatgtccaaaaatggagcagtggccacaaatagtacctctaccctataattttttttttaattgctaatAGTTTTGTAGACTTATTCTAAAGCTGAAAATTTAGAAAGCCAAAGGGAGtgtaatttaagttttatGCCCTTttcactttcaaaaattttttcaatttttagctATAAAATATGTCTACAAAATGAttggcaatgaaaaaaaaattatacgccttTTTGGCTTTAGAGAGTTTCCTAAAGCCGAcagggcgtataaaaatataagtccttttaaaattagtaacgcgatatgtcatattaataaaaaataattaaacttataGGCATGTATGATTTTATCATCAATATATCATACATTTTCATGTAGAAGTGAAAAGGATTATTGGTGTTTTTTGTGCTACGATTTATTTGGAATAGCACTTAGTTTACTTGCTATTTATATGTCTGGAGTTTACTACGCGTTTTGGTGTCACAAAGTAAGTTAactagtatttatttttaatatcaacaataaataattgaatgataatttatttctaacaGGAACTACAACAATTTTACCTGATAACTGTGTTGCTGATATTTGTAATCGCAATGATACTGCAGATACCGAGTCTTGAAGTTAATGGaaatgttaaattattggtgTTTGTTGGTTGGGCAGCGTATGGTGTCTTACCAACATTTCACTGGGGTATTGCAATGGGTGGTATGGACAATCCGATTGTAAAAATGTTGATACCGAGAGTATTAGGGATGTATGTTATAAGTGGTTGTGCATTTGCCATATATATGAGTAAAATACCAGAACGTTTTTATCCAGGTAATATTAATGttatagagaaaaataattatgcaaATTAATTTACCTTTGATGAATATTTCAATCGTACGTTAATTTACGTACTTTTATGCTTTCAATCATTTCTTTTGATcctttgaaatttgaaatttcgctCCCATGTTACTCCGAAACtcagaataaatttatgaaaaatgaaGAAGCGATAAGTCGCTTTATTACTGACAGTAACTTGtacgaattttttaagtaattggACCAAATATTGGATTCGAACACTAGACTTTTATAGTCGGGACAGAACTTGCGATTTCGAGTAAAATGTGACAGTtgttaagtaaaaaatgaaactgtaaaaattataaataaacttttgacGCAGATGAAGACTACAAAAAAAACGGATCTGGAGATTCATAACAaccgttaaaaattaatttccctgattaaaaactctgaTTGAATTCATGATCAAGATCACGATctgaagaaaattcaaatcggAAATTTTCGATTGACTTTCAATCAGTTTTAAACagatttatttgaaaagttCCGAACAAATCTGATTGAAAGTTAATCAGAAATCGAAAagttaatcgaaaaaaaattattttccaatttaatatcattaaaaaattacaatcggATACTTGAAACGCTCCCTAGAAATTCTGATTGAATGTTTGTGTCTGAttaaatctgatagaaattcgattaAGTTTCAATCAGATTAAACCAGGGTTTAACGGCTAATtttgtatgttatttttattttttatatgtagtgaagtgggaaaataaaataatatacgagttattaaaaagtattgctgcttaaaaaagaattaagtCCATTACTTTGATAAAatcatcaacaaaaaaaaaaaaaaactcatattTAATAGACCCCATGATGTAATTTACTGTTATTTctcttttaaaaaacttacatATGTCTAAAaacatgataataaattttgagccAACGTTTGGCAAACGATTTCTCTTAAACACATAAATAGTTTTTCGATTATGATCCTAATCGTGATGATACAGGACGTAGAAGAAATATAACAGAAATATTCACTaagagtaaatttattatgtttacctcctaaatttattgatagtaataatttattggttactttgaattttttcaggcTCTGTAGATTTTATTGGATCGTCTCACCAATGGTGGCATGCACTTGTTGTACTCGCTCTATATTATTGGCACAATACCGGTATGCTCTACGTCGAATACCGTATGAATCACGGTTGTCCTACAAATATGAAgttgtgataattttataaatatactataataaatattataattattgtttaccTATAGTatcaattgtttattattatatgaatttattattattattaattaataaataagttatttttattgaattaaaaattaaagctgatTGATTATAATCctcaaatttttagtttcactattcaataattttttaaagtggtCTTTAAAAtctagtataaaataaaatttcttatcatATAGTCAACTACTATTCTTCATAATGAAATCGATTTacggaaaataaattaccaaaaaaagaaataatcagTTCATGTTAACTGATGCGTTGTagataatatttatagaaaataattataaaaatttttcattgattattttttttatatcagtATAATTATGATCAAAAACATTggctgaataataaattttttgaaatttgttaaaaacgataaattgtaaaaaaaatatttaaaaaaattgcacttgtagtttttttaaatttctatatgtgcatttttttagattttcttgtttgtaattgatttgttgaaaaaataatccgaaaattgttaattgtctactaacttcaggatcatatttttcaaatgagtgtgaatgtagcagacatttaaaattataaataaatagagtaaataatttaaaaaatgatatttataaaaaatgtacttattaatttcaaaattttttaaatgcgtattttttaaaaatttaatttcattgaatatttactctaattattaattattgtaaatttgtctgatgtctgctacatttacactcataatttttaagGACACTTGAAGTAGCAGACattaaaaagatttatttcttttaaaaaatgagaaaaatatttatagaaaaaacttttgaaaattgcaTATCCAAAACTTTTtgtgtatattataaaaattgtttgtttacTTACAAGTATGTCCCTGAAGTTGGACCCGTcaatctattaaaaaattgttttaaattttcgcgcCTAATGTATCGACTATCGTAATTTCATTGCGTCGACAGTTGATATTTCGATtcaactatttattattattatttataaaatacaaaatatatgacacgttcaatataaataaaaaaatataaacgttaGTTTTTGgttatagtttttatttatttatttttttgtatataaatttatactaacgtgttataacaaaaatatatatataaatataactagcatagtatttcaataattcaatttaaaaattttaaacaagtttatatagtaaattaatagttattgttaataataaattgtacaTTTCAAATAATGTTCGATGGCAGCTAttgataaagtaaaaataattgttgttgGTGATTCtggtttgtatttttattaaaataaaatttttattaaaatttataacatgtAAATAATCCTTACATTTGATTcgtcttataaaattatcaatatttatatgacagtaaagttagcggacatctgacaatttttgaaactgtaataataaattaaaatgttttttaaataaaaatgaaaaaatgtatGTTCAGATATCTCAAAATTcagtacatatattttttttaatttcattgttttattatttaatttttttgaatgtaattaaaaaattgtcgtatGTCTGTTACATTTACACACGTAATACTCATTtgcaaaattttgtttattaattaatttaaaattcatgctTGTAAATGTAGCGGATAATTGGctgacaatttttatatttctgaataaataaataaaatgtaaattaaataaaaatttaaaaatacgtaTTTAGGTATAAGTGTAAACGTAGGTgacaattagaaattttttaaattttataataaatgaataaaatctaagtagagtaaaaattaaaaaatacgtaTTGAGATAATTGACAAATAAGTACGcgcattattttaaatttcattattttaatttttcgaaaatcgataaattgtatgtctgctacattcacactcattaaaattttatatttcaatagGTGTAGGAAAAACATCATTGTCGCATTTAATATGTGAACAGAAACCAATACGTAATCCATCATGGACTGTTGGTTGTACCGTAGAAGTTAAATTACATGAATATAAAGAAGGTACACCCAATCAAAAGActtattttattgaactatGGGACATTGGTGGCAGTCAAAGTCATCAGAATACAAGACATGTTTTTTATAATCCAACTCAtggtattttaatatttcaattttattttaaattaactcttATTAATGTCATCTGattttttgattcttttttttatataggaATTATTTTAGTCCACGATCTATCTAACAGAAAATCACAGCAAAATTTACAGAAATGGCTTCAAGAAGTATTGAGTAAAGAGGGAAGTGGAAGTGGAGTAGGACGACATAAAAGCTTTGATGATTTTGATCCTGAAAAATTTGTAGGCTCTACCCAAgtacatttattaaattttaagaattcatttattacaatttttttttttaaattaaaatattttttttcttttattttattttattgtttatttatttgaattaataaattttggttTTGTTATTTGCTATTTTACAGGTTCCAATATTAGTCGTTGGTACAAAATCGGATTTGATTGAATCAAAATCAAGTTTGCATAGAAGATCATCGACGATTGCTGAAGAATGTGGTGCTGATGAAATATTTGTTGTgagtttcatttaaaaatattctcagACAATGCCCtcgactttttaaaaattttcaatggctCAACTGacataagtattaaaatttgatcaattaattaaaaaaaattaaagcattaattgagaGAAGGACAATTTCGCTgagatatagattttaaaaaatctacttacagttg is a window encoding:
- the LOC130667275 gene encoding rab-like protein 3 isoform X2: MAAIDKVKIIVVGDSGVGKTSLSHLICEQKPIRNPSWTVGCTVEVKLHEYKEGTPNQKTYFIELWDIGGSQSHQNTRHVFYNPTHGIILVHDLSNRKSQQNLQKWLQEVLSKEGSGSGVGRHKSFDDFDPEKFVPILVVGTKSDLIESKSSLHRRSSTIAEECGADEIFVDCLQVRSLAAGTTSSVKLSRFFDKVIERRYYLNRDINSPEKRRLQAYTSSYPQKTYHND
- the LOC130667274 gene encoding progestin and adipoQ receptor family member 3; this encodes MMKLLAGVEEVNDEETKELNNKSLVTNTNNNNNNIHNNNNNKSSADNEVTKPCLRKIKTTAHVRPKEPAGSPIKGEITPEDEEKMRRLLPIEEAPEHLTHNPFILHGYRGYLTTKLCIESIFWWTNETINIWSHIFGWMLFLGLTMYDLCLLNIHAPFGDKIIVALLLVCFQACMILSSIYHTFSCRSEKDYWCFLCYDLFGIALSLLAIYMSGVYYAFWCHKELQQFYLITVLLIFVIAMILQIPSLEVNGNVKLLVFVGWAAYGVLPTFHWGIAMGGMDNPIVKMLIPRVLGMYVISGCAFAIYMSKIPERFYPGSVDFIGSSHQWWHALVVLALYYWHNTGMLYVEYRMNHGCPTNMKL
- the LOC130667275 gene encoding rab-like protein 3 isoform X1; translation: MAAIDKVKIIVVGDSGVGKTSLSHLICEQKPIRNPSWTVGCTVEVKLHEYKEGTPNQKTYFIELWDIGGSQSHQNTRHVFYNPTHGIILVHDLSNRKSQQNLQKWLQEVLSKEGSGSGVGRHKSFDDFDPEKFVGSTQVPILVVGTKSDLIESKSSLHRRSSTIAEECGADEIFVDCLQVRSLAAGTTSSVKLSRFFDKVIERRYYLNRDINSPEKRRLQAYTSSYPQKTYHND